A genomic region of Thermodesulfobacteriota bacterium contains the following coding sequences:
- a CDS encoding MarC family protein: MPLQESVTSILEPALLCFIPIFVAIDPVGIVPLFLSITRGHEPGDRRKIVLNSVLTAAVIGVIFVLAGKVIFDLLGITIQDFAIAGGVLLFIISIIDLLSDGSSRANAASADSLGVFPLAIPLIVGPALLTTLIILVDRYGYAPALLAFFINLAVLFVALFKADLILHVLGDNGARAFAKIMSILLAAIGIMMVRRGIMELIALAG; this comes from the coding sequence ATGCCCCTTCAGGAAAGCGTCACATCCATACTCGAGCCCGCGCTTCTGTGCTTCATCCCCATCTTCGTCGCTATCGACCCCGTGGGCATAGTCCCGCTGTTCCTCTCGATAACGCGCGGCCACGAGCCCGGCGACCGCCGCAAAATCGTCCTCAACTCCGTCCTCACCGCTGCCGTCATCGGCGTCATATTCGTCCTCGCCGGCAAGGTCATATTCGACCTTCTGGGAATCACGATTCAGGACTTCGCCATCGCGGGCGGCGTTCTGCTCTTCATAATCTCCATAATCGACCTCCTCTCCGACGGCTCCTCCCGGGCTAACGCCGCCTCGGCTGATTCGCTAGGCGTCTTCCCTCTCGCTATCCCCCTCATCGTAGGCCCGGCGCTCCTCACGACCCTCATCATCCTCGTCGATCGCTACGGCTACGCCCCCGCCCTCCTCGCCTTCTTCATCAACCTCGCCGTCCTCTTCGTCGCCCTCTTCAAGGCCGACCTCATCCTCCACGTGCTCGGCGACAACGGCGCGCGCGCCTTCGCCAAGATCATGAGCATACTCCTCGCCGCAATCGGGATCATGATGGTAAGAAGGGGGATAATGGAGCTGATCGCCCTCGCCGGCTAA
- a CDS encoding rhodanese-like domain-containing protein, whose product MKNISRDELKGILENGGVTIVEALSERSWKDGHLPGAVQLDYPEVRERAGDVLPDKDAKIVVYCANEVCRNSVKAAEELEALGYTNVYEYAGGKQDWVEAGLALER is encoded by the coding sequence ATGAAGAATATTTCGAGAGATGAGCTGAAGGGGATTCTGGAGAACGGCGGGGTTACGATCGTAGAGGCGCTTTCTGAGAGGAGCTGGAAGGATGGGCACCTGCCGGGCGCTGTGCAGCTCGATTACCCGGAGGTGAGGGAAAGGGCGGGAGACGTCTTGCCGGACAAGGACGCGAAGATAGTCGTTTACTGCGCGAACGAGGTGTGCCGGAACTCCGTCAAGGCAGCCGAAGAGCTGGAGGCCCTGGGATACACGAACGTTTACGAGTACGCCGGCGGGAAGCAGGATTGGGTTGAAGCGGGGCTGGCGCTTGAGAGGTAA
- a CDS encoding serine hydrolase domain-containing protein — protein sequence MRRTFRSLTPRWPYFIPLVFLALFISSCDGGNDRLNPDIESVIDDIVECEMLEKQVPGVSISVVKNGEAIYQKGYGKADITAGIDVTPETVFAIGSVTKVFTAIGVLRQYDAGLVDLDEAVGAYLPDLPNEEWKERTVRDLLSMSSGIPEYAFCRGGAKDGEACEDHPQGSPFVFNPCGEGSVCEGANRVPYPQYLDGAAQIPLQFPGGDQYFYTNTNFIILGELIEATAGLGYEEYIKDFILDPLEMTSTRPNSVPPPVIPGLALGYRHVDPGTEGAAPCVELADPPDNCSGPAPTNVACAAIPTDDLRLPEQSFSAGWLITNQRDFAKFERALHGLSPELLEAETYALMWTNTELSDGTFERFGLGWDVCSELDDANCPKPVDPLAGGELLPGAEVAAGKVVSKDGGVPGYSSAIVRYLDDGVTVLVLANTLDSSGPLQFSPVGLAAAIAEAVREGD from the coding sequence ATGAGAAGGACCTTTCGGTCGCTCACTCCCCGCTGGCCTTACTTCATCCCGCTGGTATTCCTCGCCCTTTTTATCAGTAGCTGCGACGGCGGCAACGACCGTTTGAATCCGGACATTGAATCCGTGATCGACGATATCGTCGAGTGCGAGATGCTGGAGAAGCAGGTGCCGGGCGTCTCGATTTCGGTCGTCAAAAACGGGGAGGCGATTTACCAGAAGGGGTATGGGAAGGCGGACATCACGGCGGGGATTGACGTTACGCCTGAGACGGTATTCGCGATCGGGTCCGTGACGAAGGTGTTCACGGCGATAGGCGTTTTGAGGCAGTACGACGCGGGGCTCGTCGACCTGGACGAGGCGGTAGGGGCGTATCTGCCGGACCTTCCGAACGAGGAATGGAAGGAGAGGACTGTCCGTGACCTGCTGTCGATGAGCAGCGGTATCCCCGAGTACGCGTTCTGCAGGGGCGGCGCAAAGGACGGGGAGGCGTGCGAGGACCACCCGCAGGGTTCGCCGTTCGTTTTCAATCCGTGCGGAGAGGGGTCCGTTTGCGAGGGCGCGAACAGGGTGCCGTATCCGCAGTACCTGGACGGCGCGGCGCAGATACCGCTTCAGTTCCCGGGCGGGGACCAGTACTTCTACACGAATACGAATTTTATAATCCTCGGCGAGCTGATCGAGGCGACGGCCGGGCTCGGCTACGAGGAATATATAAAAGATTTCATACTCGACCCGCTGGAGATGACGAGCACGCGGCCGAATAGTGTTCCGCCGCCGGTGATTCCGGGGCTTGCGCTCGGGTACAGGCACGTGGACCCGGGGACCGAGGGCGCGGCGCCGTGCGTCGAGCTCGCCGATCCGCCGGATAATTGTTCGGGGCCGGCGCCGACGAACGTCGCGTGCGCGGCGATACCGACGGACGACCTAAGGCTGCCGGAGCAGTCGTTCAGCGCTGGGTGGCTGATTACAAATCAGAGGGACTTCGCGAAGTTCGAAAGGGCGCTTCACGGGCTCAGCCCCGAGCTGCTGGAGGCTGAGACTTATGCGCTCATGTGGACGAACACGGAGCTCAGCGACGGGACGTTCGAGAGGTTCGGGCTCGGGTGGGACGTGTGCTCGGAGCTGGACGACGCGAATTGTCCGAAGCCGGTCGATCCGCTTGCGGGCGGGGAGCTTTTGCCGGGTGCGGAGGTTGCCGCCGGCAAGGTCGTCTCGAAGGACGGCGGCGTGCCGGGGTATAGCTCCGCCATCGTGCGCTACCTCGACGACGGGGTTACGGTGCTCGTTTTGGCGAATACGCTCGACTCGAGCGGCCCGCTGCAGTTCTCGCCCGTGGGGCTTGCGGCGGCGATTGCGGAGGCTGTGAGGGAAGGGGATTAG
- a CDS encoding ion channel: MPNPEQEKANLFARIIARVRVRRFSYLAKSLVLLIIAYPYLEANTLDQIILTLLTIMVMIAAIIAVSKRRRDYIIMAVLSLPWFVSLIVNLPLFELDGGVIIRKEIVFAVLLFFYTTISIFIHLIRSREVTTEILFAAVCVYLLIGLSWAALYVLIELVTPGSFVDTSGHLAMTPPRYLFFSFVTLTTVGYGNIIPATDQARSIAVIEAIVGQLYITIMVARLVGLHISKPRAPEA; encoded by the coding sequence ATGCCCAACCCCGAGCAGGAAAAGGCCAATCTGTTTGCACGAATCATCGCGCGCGTAAGGGTGCGGAGGTTCTCCTATCTCGCCAAATCCCTGGTCCTCCTCATCATTGCCTACCCCTACCTCGAAGCCAACACGCTCGACCAGATCATACTCACTCTCCTGACCATCATGGTTATGATCGCGGCCATCATCGCCGTCAGCAAACGCCGCCGCGACTACATCATCATGGCCGTCCTGTCCCTGCCGTGGTTCGTCAGCCTGATCGTCAATCTCCCCCTGTTCGAGCTCGACGGCGGGGTGATCATCCGGAAGGAAATCGTCTTCGCCGTCCTCCTCTTCTTCTATACGACGATCAGCATATTCATTCACCTCATCAGGTCCCGCGAAGTCACGACCGAAATCCTCTTCGCCGCCGTCTGCGTGTACCTCCTGATAGGCCTCTCGTGGGCGGCGCTCTACGTCCTGATCGAGCTCGTCACGCCGGGCTCGTTCGTCGACACTTCCGGGCACCTCGCCATGACTCCGCCGCGCTACCTCTTCTTCAGCTTCGTCACGCTCACGACAGTCGGCTACGGAAACATCATCCCCGCTACCGACCAGGCCCGCTCGATAGCGGTGATAGAAGCCATCGTCGGCCAGCTCTACATCACTATCATGGTCGCCCGCCTCGTCGGCCTCCACATCTCCAAGCCCCGCGCCCCCGAAGCCTGA
- a CDS encoding SDR family oxidoreductase yields the protein MRLEGKTALITGGNEGIGKATALLFAKEGAQVGITGRRKKKLDEVVKESGGAITAFPGDVSDESDVKATVKDFIKKFGKIDILFNNAGILETGTVVSTPVKSWDKMMDINLRGMFLMTRYVIPHMVKNGGGSIINNGSVLSYIGAANTIAYNVTKGAVLQFTRSLAMDHAKENIRVNTICPGFIKTKMNEDFLGNPPEAQKKLDDIAAQLIPMGYRGVPDDIAYAVLFMASDESKYMTGTSLTIDGGWTTY from the coding sequence ATGAGACTCGAAGGTAAAACTGCCCTCATCACGGGTGGCAACGAAGGCATAGGGAAGGCGACGGCCCTCCTCTTCGCGAAAGAAGGCGCACAGGTAGGCATCACGGGACGCCGCAAGAAAAAGCTCGACGAGGTCGTCAAGGAAAGCGGCGGCGCGATCACGGCCTTCCCCGGCGACGTCTCCGACGAAAGCGACGTTAAAGCCACGGTCAAGGACTTCATCAAAAAGTTCGGGAAAATCGACATTCTCTTCAACAATGCCGGCATTCTCGAAACCGGCACGGTCGTCTCGACGCCGGTCAAGTCCTGGGACAAAATGATGGACATCAACCTGCGCGGCATGTTCCTCATGACGAGATACGTCATCCCCCACATGGTCAAGAACGGCGGCGGCTCCATCATCAACAACGGCTCTGTCCTCAGCTACATCGGCGCGGCCAACACGATAGCCTACAACGTCACGAAAGGCGCAGTGCTCCAGTTCACCCGCAGCCTCGCCATGGACCACGCGAAAGAGAACATCCGCGTCAACACGATCTGCCCCGGCTTCATCAAAACCAAGATGAACGAAGACTTCCTCGGCAACCCGCCCGAGGCGCAGAAAAAGCTCGACGACATCGCCGCCCAGCTAATCCCCATGGGCTACCGCGGCGTCCCGGACGACATCGCCTACGCCGTGCTCTTCATGGCCAGCGACGAATCCAAATACATGACCGGCACCAGCCTCACAATCGACGGCGGCTGGACCACCTACTAA
- a CDS encoding S24 family peptidase → MRKTVCEIIDTIKSLKGFTKDYEVADTLGVGRGALSNAKQRDRVSFLDELVGFCDKEGYTLDFIRRAPWASLTPEASVKVPGFSVMGGAPGDLSPLEADSVLLPKKVWNDSCVVIRVNGDSMEKLIMDGAKAVVDTAAKDIVSGHVYAFNIPHEGSIVRECSTEPGGLTLIPYNKNYPPSSIKWTDLDPEMILGKVTCTLVNVFR, encoded by the coding sequence ATGCGCAAAACGGTCTGCGAGATAATTGACACGATAAAATCCCTGAAAGGCTTCACTAAAGACTACGAAGTCGCGGACACGCTCGGCGTCGGCCGAGGGGCGCTCTCCAACGCCAAGCAGCGCGACAGGGTTTCGTTCCTCGACGAGCTCGTCGGCTTCTGCGACAAGGAAGGCTACACCCTCGACTTCATCCGCCGCGCCCCGTGGGCCTCGCTCACGCCCGAGGCCAGCGTCAAAGTCCCCGGCTTCTCCGTCATGGGCGGCGCCCCGGGCGACCTCTCCCCCCTCGAAGCCGACTCCGTCCTCCTCCCGAAAAAAGTCTGGAACGACTCCTGCGTCGTCATCCGCGTAAACGGCGACTCCATGGAAAAGCTCATCATGGACGGTGCGAAAGCCGTCGTCGACACGGCGGCGAAAGACATAGTCTCCGGCCACGTCTACGCATTCAACATCCCCCACGAGGGCAGCATCGTCCGCGAATGCTCCACGGAGCCCGGCGGCCTCACCCTCATTCCCTATAACAAGAACTACCCGCCCTCCTCCATAAAATGGACGGACCTCGACCCCGAAATGATCCTCGGCAAGGTCACGTGCACGCTCGTCAACGTCTTCAGATGA
- a CDS encoding MarR family winged helix-turn-helix transcriptional regulator, translating to MTESGNNPAAWTGDETAAWTGLVRSSQNLIQSVEAALKKSGLPPLTWYDVLWELEKARPTGLRLNDLGSRVLLDKYNVTRLVTRLEKEGLARREMCPGDARGVIALITPRGARLRKRMWPVYSRTVRDEFFSRLTPRETASLKKLLARVSDEPSAPGPVSKSD from the coding sequence ATGACCGAATCCGGCAACAACCCCGCTGCATGGACCGGCGACGAAACGGCCGCATGGACCGGCCTCGTCCGGTCGAGCCAGAATCTCATACAGTCCGTCGAAGCAGCGCTCAAGAAAAGCGGCCTCCCGCCGCTCACCTGGTACGACGTCCTCTGGGAGCTCGAAAAGGCCCGCCCTACGGGCCTCCGGCTGAACGACCTCGGCTCGCGCGTCCTCCTCGACAAATACAACGTCACGCGCCTCGTGACGCGCCTCGAAAAGGAGGGCCTCGCCCGCCGTGAAATGTGCCCCGGCGACGCCCGCGGCGTAATCGCCCTCATCACGCCCAGGGGCGCCCGGCTCCGGAAACGCATGTGGCCCGTCTACAGCCGCACGGTGCGGGACGAATTCTTCTCCAGGCTGACCCCTCGCGAAACAGCCTCCCTCAAGAAGCTCCTCGCCCGCGTCTCAGACGAACCCTCCGCGCCGGGCCCTGTTTCAAAATCCGATTGA